A segment of the Synergistaceae bacterium genome:
GGATGCCGCTAAAGCCGTGGGCGTTCCCCCGGAGGAAATTCTGAAAAGCCTTGTGTTTATGGTGGAAGAAGTCCCCGTGCTCGTTCTCATGAGCGGCGCGAATCGGGTGAATCTTCACGCGGTTGCCTCCGCCCGGGGCGCGAACGTGAGAAAGGTCAAAATGGCGTCGGCGGAATACGTGTTTGAAAACTTTGGCTTCAGGGTCGGAGGAGTGCCGCCTCTGGGCTATCCGGAGCGTCTGCCGGCGCTGTTGGACGAGGACCTGTTTCTCTATCCCGTGGTATGGTCCGCCGCCGGGACAGATCACGCCTTTTTCCCCATAGCGCCGGAGCGCCTTCTGGAAATCACGGAAGGCAGAAAAATTTCCCTGAAAAAGGAGGACAAAAAAGAAGAAGCGAAGGAGCTGCGAGGGAACGTTGGCTGAAGCTGCCGGTTTTTTTCGCGCCAAAAAACGGCTGGGGCAAAATTTTCTGGCGGACCGCAACGTCCTTTTGGAAATTGTGAAGCGCGCTTCCATTGAGGGGGAAGACGTGGTGCTGGAGGTGGGACCGGGACGGGGCGTGCTGACCCGGGAACTGCTCTCCGAAGGGTGTGTTCGTCTTTACGCCGTGGAGCTGGACAGGCGTCTTGCGAGCGAACTGGAGCCGCTCTGTGAGGAGGAGCCCCGGCTGCACCTGATCTGGGGGGACGCGATGAAGGTCGATTACGGCGCTTTGTCCCCGTTTCCCAACAAAATCGTGGCGAACATTCCCTATAACATCACGACGCCTCTGATTTGGAAGATGCTTGAGTTCGCCCCCCGGGGTCTGACTTACCATCTTTATATGGTGCAGAAGGAAGCGGCGGACCGTCTTCTGGCGCCCCGGGACACGAAAGACCGTTATCCCCTGGGGGTGACGCTGGAGGCCATGGGAACCGTGACGCTGGTTCGGCATGTGCCGGCTTCCTGTTTTCGTCCGATGCCGCGGGTGGAGTCCGCCCTGGTGGAAATCACGCTGGTCGAAAATTTTCACCTGATGCACAATACTCTGTGGAGCGACCTTCTCCATGGGGCGTTTCGGCAGCGCCGCAAAACTTTGGTCAACAATCTGAAAGGGTTCGCGGGCATCGAGGACTGGCGTCCCGTTCTCGAAGAGGTTCAGATAGAAGAAAAAATACGGGCGGAGGATTTGAGTACAGAAGAATGGCTGAAGCTGTATTCCCGTCTGCCTGGTGACAGGGATATTTTTTAACAGATATTTTTTAACCGCAGTTTGTCGGAGGTCATCGCATTTACAAAAAGTGTCGGACGGATTAGTATTGAGTGAACTTAAACATCTGGCCCAGACGGGAGGGAAAAGCATGTTTGTGTTTGTAGTCTCGTTTATCACATATCTGCTCCTTTCCTGGTCCGGTGAGTTGAGCATACAGGAAATCACTATTGCGTTTTTTCTGGCAATAACTGTGTCTCTTGTTGTTTCGACTTCGTCCCGGTCCGGTTTTTGGAGTACGAAAGGGCTAAGCCCGCAAAGGTGGTGGCATTTTCTGCAGTATATTTTCGGTCCTTTCGCCGTGGGGCTCGGCCATGCCAATATCGACGTGGCGAAGCGGGTCATCTCGGGGAAAATCAACCCGGGTATCGTAAAATTCAACCCTCGCCTCAAAACCGACATCGGGCGCATGATGCTGGCGAATTCGATCACTCTGACTCCGGGGACTCTCACGGTGGACATCGACGACGATGGAACGTTTTACGTTCACACGATCTGGCTGGATACGCCCACGCCTTCGGAGGAGGACATATGCGGATCATTCGGCAAATGGGTCAGGAGGATAGTGGAATGAGCGCCAGTCAGTATCTTTTTTCAGGTGTAGCCCTGCTTATGGGTCTGTTGATCGTTCTGGTCTCCGGACGGCTCATCGCCGGCCCCACCACGGCCGACCGGCTGATCGCTCTGGACACGATCAACACGCTGGTTTCCGGAATTATGCTCCTTCTGGGAGCGGTGTACGATTCCGTGGTAATGGTGGATGTGGCCATCGTTTATATGGCGCTTTCTTTCGTGAGCACTCTTTATTTTGCCCGGCATCTCGAAGGGGGAATGTAGATGATTCTGGCCATCGGCGTGGGGCTCCTTCTTCTTGTCAGCCTCGTTTTCAACTGTCTGGGAACCCTGGCCCTCTATCGTTTTCCTGACGTTTATACCCGTCTTCACGGGGCGACGAAGTGCACCACCTTCGGGACGCTTTTTGCCGTTTTTGCCCTGTTGCTGTACTCCATTGTGCGTTTTATGGCGGTGGAGGGAGAGGATCGTTTTCTGGTCCTGTTTATCCACGTCGTGATCGCGGGAATCGTCCTTCTGCTTTCGAATCCGGCCGGGGCGCACGCTGTGGCGAGAGCCGCTCACCGCAGCGGAATTCTGCCGGAACCGGCCATCGTGGACTCACTGGAGGAGATGGAAAGAGAAATGAAAAAACGAAAAGGAGGAGTGGCGCAGTGAACCCGTCGTTGCATGTGCCTGTTCTCATCACGTTGCTTGTTTCGGCCTTTATGGCGCTCTGGTTCAGAAATCTTCTGCATTCCGTCATCGCGCTGGGCGTGTTCAGCCTTGTGCTCGCTCTTGAGTTCTATATTCTGCGGGCCCCTGACGTGGCCATAGCGGAGGCCTCCATCGGAGCCGGCCTTTCGACCACCATTTTCGTCATCACGCTTCGCGCTGTTCGGGACCGCAACAGGAGGGAAAAACCATGAGAAAAGCGGTATATCTTGTGGCGGTTGTGGTGCTGGCCGGTTTGCTGAGCGGCATGTTCGGGGAACTGCACGTTTTCGGAGTTCCTCAGGCCACGGAGATGGACGACTATTTTCTCGCCCGCGCCCCTCTCGATCGATCGGCTCAAAATGTGGTGACCTCGCTGGTTTTCGACTTCAGAGGCTTCGACACGCTGGGAGAGGCGGGAGTGCTTTTCACCGCGCTCTGTTCTATCGGAGCGCTCTTCCGGGAGGGGGGGAAACGGGAATGAAACCTCTGTCCGTAATCGTGACGTCGGTGTGCGACATTTTCGCCTGGTTCATGATCGTTTTCGGCGTCTACGTCATCAATAACGGCCATAATACGCCGGGAGGCGGTTTCCAGGGAGGAGCCATCACCGCCACGTTTTTAAGCCTCGTCCTGGTGGCCCGGGGCGGAAAGAAATTTTACGCCTGGGTTCGGGAGGGAATATACGGTCTCTTCGAATTTATAGGGCTGATGGCCTTTTTTATCTTTGGCTGTATGGGCTTTCCCCATTCTTTCTTCTTCAATTCCCTGGCCATTCCTCAGGGAGGGAAGGCTCTCTCCAACTGGATCCCCTGGAGCGGGACCATCGCACTGATGAACGTGTCCGTCGGCCTTGAGGTCATCGGAGCGCTGTCGCTGGTGATCGTCTACATGTACGGCAGTATCCGGATGGTCGAGACGGGCGCCGGAATGGGAGGAGAACGCGGTCATGACCGATTCGATCGATAAAACGCTGGATTGCCTGGGCAACGCGTCCTACGTGGTGGTTGCCCTGCTGGTGCTGATGGCTCTGTACGCGATTCTGACTCAGAAAAACCTGATCAAAATCTGTATCGCCGTGGCGATTCTCGGTTCTTCCGCCAATTTGTTTCTCGTTTTGCTGGGATATCGGGATGGAGGGAACATTCCCATTTATTATTTGAAAGGCGCGGAGGAAAGCATGGTTTTGCCCACTCCCCAGTGTCTGACGCTGACGGCGATCGTTATCGCTCTTGCCACCACGGCGCTGATGCTCTCTCTGATCATCCTGATTCACAAGCATTATGGAACGCTGAACATCGATGAAATCAGGAGGTTACGGGGATGAGATTCTCTGAGCATCTGCCGGCTTTTCTCGTGATGGTTCCCCTGTTGGGGGCGTTTGCGACTCCGCTGGCGACATGTTTCGGCCGAAGGGTCAGCAACGTGTTTTTCCTTCTCTTTACGCTGCTGACTTTAATCATCGGCATTTCTGTCGGAACCGCCGCATTTGCCGGAAACACGCTGATCTACGTCATGGGCGGAGAGCATTTCGCGCTGACTCTTCCCTCCGGTATGACCTATCCCGTGCGTATCCTCTTTCAGATCGACGCGGCGGGCGCGATGATGATCCTCTGCGTTTGCCTGGCGGCCTTTGCCGGATCCCTTTTCTCGATCCACTACATGGAGCGCTTTTCCGGGTGGAAGCGTTTCCTGTCGCTGTATTTCCTGATGATGGCCGGGGCTTTGGGCATGTGCGCCACGGGGGACCTGTTCAACTTTTTCGTTTTTGTGGAAATATCTTCCATCGCCTCTTTCGGGCTGGTGGCTTTTTGGAGGGACAAGCCGGAGGCCATCGAGGCCAGTTACAAATATATGCTGATTTCTCAGATAGCGGCGCTGCTGCTTCTGATTGCCATCGGTACGCTTTACGGGAAGTATGACGCGCTGAATATGGCGGCTCTGGCCTCAAAGCTGCGTCCCGGTGTGCTGGAGAGGATTGCTCTGGCCCTGATTATCGCTGTTCTGGCCTTCAAGTGCGGCGCGTTTCCCATGCACGCCTGGATGCCCGATGCCTACGCCGAAGCTCCCGCGGGAGTGACCTGTCTTCTGGTGACGGTGAGCCAGGCCTCTTTTTATGGGCTGATTCGTGTTTGTTACTCCATTTTCCCCGGAGTTGCGCGCAGTGGCACGGTGGGGTGGATTTTGATCACTTTTGGCTGCATGTCCATGTTCTTCGGCGTGATGATGGCGGTTGTCCAGCACGAAATCAAGCGCCTCATGGGATACCATTCGATTTCCCAGGTGGGTTATATGCTGCTGGCCATGGGAGTGGGGCTTCTGGCGATAAACGGCGGAGACGGTCTGACCGCCGTGGAAGGCGGGCTTTTCCACGCCATGAACTACTCCATCTACAAGGCGCTGCTTTTTCTGTGCGCGGGGGCGCTCTATTACGCGACGGGCACCCGCGACCTGGACAAAATGGGAGGGCTGGCCCGCAACATGCCCTGGACGGCGGGAATGTTCGTCGTGGCTGCCGCGGCCATTTCCGGACTGCCGCCTTTCAATGGGTTCGTCTCCAAGTGGCTGATTTACGAATCGAGTTTCAGAGTGCATCCCTTTCTGCCGGCTGTCGCCATGATTACCTCTGTTCTGACTCTGGCCTCCTTTGTCAAGGTTTTTCAGGCCGCGTTTCTGGGTCCGGCAAAGACGAAATTCCTGGCGGTGCGTGAAGTTCCCTCCGGAATGGTGGCGGGAATGATGATTTTGACGGTGATGACTCTGCTGCTCTCTTTGTTCCCGGGCTGGTTCATGGACAATATTTTCACGAATGCGGCTCACGCCCTTTTGAATCAGCAGGGGTATATTCGCGCCGTTATGGGAGGAATGTAAAATGTGGGGGCAGATCAACTCCGGGTGGGGATACTGGAACGTCTTCATCTGGCTTTTCTTCTTCGTTTTAATTTCCTTTTTCGTCCTGTGGGTTCGTTCGATGGGAAGGATGGACTACAAAAGAAATACCGATCAGGACGAAATTTACTGGTCCGGTAACGACGTTCCCGAGGACGGAGCCGACATATCGGTGCCCGCGTCGTCGTCGTACTGGGGTTTTCGAGTTGCCATGGAGCCGCTGTATCGTTTTTTGAATTCCTTTCACAGCGGAAACGCCTCCGATTATGCGGGGTATTTTGTTGTGACGACGGCGCTGGTCGGGATTCTTATTCTGTTTTAAGCGCCGGTGCAGAGGAGGCGAATGAAAATGAAACCGTTGGATATTCTCGAAGTGCTGCCGCGTTCTTTGTGGGTTACGACGTGCAACTCCGGTTCCTGCAACGGCTGCGATATTGAAGTCGTGGCCACGCTGGGTCCTCGTTACGACATCGAGCGATTCGGTATGAAACTGGTGGGGACGCCGCGCCACGCGGATGTTATGATCGTCACCGGCCCCGTGACGCGATTCATGCGGGAGAAGGTGAAGCGTATCTACAGTCAGATGCCGGACCCCAAAGTGGTGATCGTAGTGGGCAACTGCGGCTGTTCCGGCGATGTTTTCTATAAATCCTACAACCTGGTGGGGCCGGTGGATAACATCATTCCGGTGGATGTTTACGTCCACGGATGCGCCCCGCGTCCGGAAGCCATCATCGAGGGCGTGACCAAAGCCGTGCTGAAACTGGAAAGCCTGCGTAAGAAAGAACCTGTAAGCAACGTTGTCGAAACCGTCGGCGAGCCGGTTGCCGGGGAGGTGGCACTGTGACCTCCGCGTTCAAAAAGGGAACCATGGATTTTCAGGTTTTGATCGATGCGCTGCGGGTGAAATTCGATCCCGAGATTCTCAAACTGGAGGTTCACGAGCATCGGGGAGGCAGTCTTGGTGAAGTTCAGAGCCGCGACCTGTGGATTGAAATTTCCCGGAACGTGTTCCGTTCTTTTGTGGAAACGCTTTTCGAGTACGATTTCGTGAATTTTCACGTGATTTCCGGCGACGATGTGGGTGTGACGGGAGAGGGAGACTCTCAGGAGGACTCCATCGTTCTTTATTATCACCTGTCTCTTTTTCAGCGTTCCCGCTGCGGGCGCATCGGTGTGACTTTGTCCATACGGGTACCGAAGAGCGACCTTTACGTTCCCTCTCTGTTCGACCTGCTTCCCGGGTCGGAATACAGCGAGCGGGAAATAAGGGAAATGTTTGGCGTCGAGTTCATCGGACTTCCGACCAACGCAATGGTCTTTTTACCGGAGGACTGGAACGAGAAAATCAAGCCCTGGCGCCGCGACGGCGTCGGCCCGACTCCCGAAGTGGTTCGGGAGTTGAGCTGACCTGCGATTTTCGAACCTGCAGGAGGAATCTCAAATGTCGACAACCTATACAATACCGGTCGGGCCGGTGCATGTGGGTCTCAAGGAACCGGTGACCGCGTGGCTTGAACTGGAGGGCGAAAGGATCGTCGGTGCGCGGGTGCGGCCAGGGGCGATTCACCGCGGCATCGAATTCATGGCCCGGGAGCGTAATCCCATTCAGGTCATCTATCTTTCGGAACGAATCTGCGGAATCTGCTCCTTCAGTCACGTCCTGTGTTTCATTCGTGCGATAGAGGACCTGGCGAAAATGGAAGTCCCCATCCGCGGCCAGTATATTCGCAGCCTGGTGCTGGAGCTGGAGCGCATACATTCCCATATTTTGTGGGCTGGAGTCGCCTGTTACACCATCGGTTTCGATTCCGCCTTCCACCTCGGTATGCAGCTGCGGGAACGCGTCATGGACATGCTGGAGCTGCTTTCGGGGAACCGCGTCAACTACGGCGTGGCCACCTTCGGCGGGGTGCGCTGGGATCTCACCTCCGAACTGGATAAGGCCCTGCGCGAAATGCTGCGTTACTACCGACGGGAGTTCGATCCTTTCAGAGAGATCGTCATGGAGGATCCCGTAGCTCAGGCGCGCATGAGAAACGTGGGTGTTCTGACGCGGGATAACGCGGTCCGTTACAGCGCCGTGGGCCCCACGGCCCGGGCCAGCGGGCTGAGAGTCGATCTGCGCAAAAGCTCTCCCTACGAGGCATACGCGGATTTCGACGTGGAGCCCGTGGTGCCTCAGGATTATTTTGGCTCGGCCCACGGCGACGTGCTCGACCGGTTTGCCGTCCGGGTCATGGAGGTCTATCAGTCCCTGGAGATTATCGAGAACATTCTCGACGGACTTCCCGAAGGGCCTTTCGTTGCCGAATCCAATCTCAATAAAGTCCTGGCATCCCTTAAAAAAGCCGACGGCGTGGGGTGGGGGATCATCGAAGCGCCTCGGGGCGACGATACTCATATCGTCAGTCTTAAAGGCGGCGAGGATAACGTGTTCTGGTGGAAGGTTCGGGCGCCCACCTACGCCAACGCGGTTTCATGGCCCATCATGTTTCAGGGCAACGAACTGGCCGACGCGCCCCTGATCATCAACAGCATCGACCCCTGCATCTCCTGCATGGAGCGGATGCTGGTGGTGAACGAGCGGGGAGCTTCTGAAGTGGTCGAGAAAGCCGACCTGGTAAAGCGTTCGCGCCAAAAGACTTTCGAGCTTCGGTCCAGACTCGGTTCAAAATATGCCGGCGGAGGAGGTACGGGAAAGTGATTCCTGTGTTTACGCTGTTTCTGAAAATTTTTGCGGGTATGGCGCTGCTGGCACTGATCGTGGTTCTGGCTCTCCTGTTTGATGGCTTCGATCGCATCCTCCACGCGAGAATGCAGCGTCGCTACGGGCCTCCGCTGTTGCAGCCGGTGTATGACATTCTGAAGCTGCTGGGCAAGGAAAACATCGTTCCCCGACGTGCTGTCCGCCTGATTTTTATGGCGTCGCCCTGGCTGACCCTTGTCACCACGCTCATGGTTTTTCTTTATCTTCCGGCGGGATCTTTCCCGGCAGTTTTGGGAACGGAAGGGGATATGGTGCTCATTGTGTATCTTTTGGCGATGAGCGGTCTTCTCATGGCGATGGGAGGATTCGCCAGCGGGAACCCCATCGCAGCCATCGGCGCGGGGCGGGAAATCACGCTGATGATGAGTTATGAATTTCCTCTGGCGATCGTGGTCTGCAGTATGGCTTGGACGGCTTATCGTTTGGGAATGCCCGGCGAGCCCTTCAATCTGGAGACCTTTGCCGCTATATCGATTTGGTCGCTTGTGGGAAAGGCGGGCTTTATCGGGCTGCTCTGCCTCTTTCTGTCGCTGATACTGGTCGTTCCCGGCGAGGTGGGAAAGGGTCCCATGGACATTCCCGAGGCGAAGACGGAGATCCTGGACGGTCTCATCATTGAATACAGCGGTGTCAACCTCGCCATGTTCAAACTGACTTTCGCTCTGCGTTCCTTTGCGATAGCGACTTTTGTGACCTGTCTGTTCGTTCCCCTGTCTCTGAGGAGCCTTTTCGGCATTGGCGGGTTCGTGGTGGCGGTCTTCGATTTTGTGTTTTTCTGGGTGAAGGTTTTCGTTGTGCAGATGCTTTTTGTAACGGTCATGCGCACGGCCTTCGGACGTCTCAAAATAGCTCAGGCTTCGCGTTTCTACACCCTGAACGTGGCGGGACTGTCCATTGCGGGAATGCTTCTGCTTTCCGTCGACGTCCTCATGAGATAGAGGAGGGATTGTATTGATCACACGCGTATTGATTCAGATTGTCAAACAGTTTTTTTCGCGAGTCGCGACCAATCCTTTTCCGGCCAGGAACATGCCTCCGTCTCTGATGGACGTGCTGAACAACCCTGAGGCGCAGCTCAATCCGCCTGTGCCGGTGGGGAAACGCTTTCGAGGCAGGCTCAGCTACGACAAAAAGAAGTGCATCGGCTGCAGGCTCTGCACGAAGGTCTGTCCGGCGAACGCCACGGAGTATCTTCCGAGCGAAAAGAAGATTGTCATCCATAACGATCGATGCTGTTTCTGCGCTCAGTGCACGGAAATCTGCCCGGTGAAATGTCTGTCCATGTCGAAGGAATATATGATCTCGTCCTACGAACGCAAGACGAACCTCGTCATCGACAGCGGCCCTGTGCCCAAACCGGAATAGCGGCGACGGTATTTTATACGACGGGGAACGCCGGTTGCAGGACGGTGTTCCCCGTTTTTTACAGCAGCTCGAAGTGACTGCGTCGGCAGCGCAGGATATTTTCGTTCCGCATTTTCGACAGTTCGGCGGAGAGGGCGCTTCTGTCCACAGAAAGATAATCGGCCAGTTCCTGTCGGCTGAAGGGAATGTCAAAGGCGCTGCCACCCGCCTGCAGAGCCTGACCGGAGAGATAAGACAGCAGTTTTTCTCTTGTGGTCCGCCGGGTGATGTGTCTTATTTTCTGCGTCAGCAGGATATTTTTCCCCGCCAGTATTCTCATCATGTTTTTGATCAGCTGAGCATGGAACGCGCAGGCCGAACCGCAGGGCGCGGCGATGTGTTTACAGTCCATGAGAAGCACTACGGATTCTTCCGCGGCCACGACGCTGACCGGCAGTTTCTCGACCTCAGCGAAGGCAAAGGCTTCACCAAAAAGTCCTCCCGGCTCGATTCGAGTCAAGATCACGCGGTTGCCCCAGAAATCCTCCTGCAGAACGTGAACGGCGCCGGAGAGCACGATGCCCACCGAGATCACCCTTTCATCTGCGGTGAAAATGAAACTGTTTTTTCCGACGCGGCTCTCAATGGCCGCGAGGCAGTGCAACAGCTTCTGCAGGTCGTTGTTTTCGATTCCGGCAAACAGCGGGCAGGTTTTCAGCAGAGGAAGGAATTTATCCATGATTTTAAAACATCACCTTTTTTTGTTGTAAATACAACTGTCATTTGGAGTCAGTATAGATAGGATAAGGTCATCGAGTCAAGCGTCGAGGTCATGACGGTGAAAATAAAATATTTATGGAGGAAGAGTACAATGATACGAAAAATTATTCACATTGATGAAGACAGGTGCGACGGTTGCGGCCTTTGTGCGAGCGCCTGCCACGAGGGAGCCATCGGAATGGTCGACGGCAGGGCCAGACTGCTGCGGGACGATTACTGCGACGGGCTCGGCAACTGTCTGCCGGCCTGTCCGAGAGGAGCCATCACGTTCATTGAGCGGGAAGCGGCGGAATACGACGAGGCAGCCGTTCAAAAACATCTTGCCGGCGTAAAGGAAAAAACCTCTCATCAGGAGAACCGTGACTGTCATCAGGGAGGCTGCCCCGGTTCGAAAGCGCAGCTTTTCGTTCGCCAGGCTCCGGCGGCCGCGATGGAGATGGAGGAAGCTGTCAGTCAGTTGCGTCAATGGCCGGTTCAGATAAAACTCGTGGCGGTAAACGCTCCCTGTTTCGAAAATACGAATCTGCTCGTGTCCGCCGACTGCGCCGCGTATGCCCATGGAAATTTTCACAAGACATTCATGCGGAACAGGGTTACATTAATAGGGTGTCCCAAACTGGACGAGGTGGATTACGGCGAGAAGCTCACCGAAATTATCAAACGAAACAACATCCGGTCCGTGACGGTGGTTCGCATGGAGGTTCCCTGCTGCGCCGGCATCGAAAACGCCGTGAAAACCGCGCTGCAAAACTCCGGTAAAATGATCCCCTGGCGGGTGGTCACCCTCTCCCGGGAAGGAGAGATTCTGGAGGACTGATGAAGCGGAGCCCGCAGAAAAATTGTAGTAATATAAACAACATACCTGAAATAATCGCCACTTTTTATATTCTGTGTCTCTGTAAGGAGGGGACTGCGGTGAAAATTGCGATGGCCCAGATGAAAATGAGCGCGTCGCCGGAAGAGAATTTTGAGAAGTCTCTTTCGATGATCGAAGAGGCGGCCGCCGGGAGCGCGGATCTTATTTTTTTCCCCGAGGTACAGCTGTACCCCTTTTTTCCGCAGTACGAGGGGCGCAATGTGGAGCGGTATGCCCTGACCGCGGATCACAGGTATATCCGTCAAATGATGGAGCTCTGCGGGAAACGGCATATTATG
Coding sequences within it:
- a CDS encoding YbaK/EbsC family protein, which produces MYENDESVRRVRAALDALDCADIAIKVTENTIFTVEDAAKAVGVPPEEILKSLVFMVEEVPVLVLMSGANRVNLHAVASARGANVRKVKMASAEYVFENFGFRVGGVPPLGYPERLPALLDEDLFLYPVVWSAAGTDHAFFPIAPERLLEITEGRKISLKKEDKKEEAKELRGNVG
- the rsmA gene encoding 16S rRNA (adenine(1518)-N(6)/adenine(1519)-N(6))-dimethyltransferase RsmA, with the translated sequence MAEAAGFFRAKKRLGQNFLADRNVLLEIVKRASIEGEDVVLEVGPGRGVLTRELLSEGCVRLYAVELDRRLASELEPLCEEEPRLHLIWGDAMKVDYGALSPFPNKIVANIPYNITTPLIWKMLEFAPRGLTYHLYMVQKEAADRLLAPRDTKDRYPLGVTLEAMGTVTLVRHVPASCFRPMPRVESALVEITLVENFHLMHNTLWSDLLHGAFRQRRKTLVNNLKGFAGIEDWRPVLEEVQIEEKIRAEDLSTEEWLKLYSRLPGDRDIF
- a CDS encoding Na+/H+ antiporter subunit E, encoding MFVFVVSFITYLLLSWSGELSIQEITIAFFLAITVSLVVSTSSRSGFWSTKGLSPQRWWHFLQYIFGPFAVGLGHANIDVAKRVISGKINPGIVKFNPRLKTDIGRMMLANSITLTPGTLTVDIDDDGTFYVHTIWLDTPTPSEEDICGSFGKWVRRIVE
- a CDS encoding cation:proton antiporter (subunit F of antiporter complex involved in resistance to high concentrations of Na+, K+, Li+ and/or alkali; in S. meliloti it is known to be involved specifically with K+ transport) — protein: MSASQYLFSGVALLMGLLIVLVSGRLIAGPTTADRLIALDTINTLVSGIMLLLGAVYDSVVMVDVAIVYMALSFVSTLYFARHLEGGM
- the mnhG gene encoding monovalent cation/H(+) antiporter subunit G, with product MILAIGVGLLLLVSLVFNCLGTLALYRFPDVYTRLHGATKCTTFGTLFAVFALLLYSIVRFMAVEGEDRFLVLFIHVVIAGIVLLLSNPAGAHAVARAAHRSGILPEPAIVDSLEEMEREMKKRKGGVAQ
- a CDS encoding DUF4040 domain-containing protein — its product is MNPSLHVPVLITLLVSAFMALWFRNLLHSVIALGVFSLVLALEFYILRAPDVAIAEASIGAGLSTTIFVITLRAVRDRNRREKP
- a CDS encoding sodium:proton antiporter, with translation MKPLSVIVTSVCDIFAWFMIVFGVYVINNGHNTPGGGFQGGAITATFLSLVLVARGGKKFYAWVREGIYGLFEFIGLMAFFIFGCMGFPHSFFFNSLAIPQGGKALSNWIPWSGTIALMNVSVGLEVIGALSLVIVYMYGSIRMVETGAGMGGERGHDRFDR
- a CDS encoding cation:proton antiporter subunit C, which translates into the protein MTDSIDKTLDCLGNASYVVVALLVLMALYAILTQKNLIKICIAVAILGSSANLFLVLLGYRDGGNIPIYYLKGAEESMVLPTPQCLTLTAIVIALATTALMLSLIILIHKHYGTLNIDEIRRLRG
- a CDS encoding NADH:ubiquinone oxidoreductase, which translates into the protein MRFSEHLPAFLVMVPLLGAFATPLATCFGRRVSNVFFLLFTLLTLIIGISVGTAAFAGNTLIYVMGGEHFALTLPSGMTYPVRILFQIDAAGAMMILCVCLAAFAGSLFSIHYMERFSGWKRFLSLYFLMMAGALGMCATGDLFNFFVFVEISSIASFGLVAFWRDKPEAIEASYKYMLISQIAALLLLIAIGTLYGKYDALNMAALASKLRPGVLERIALALIIAVLAFKCGAFPMHAWMPDAYAEAPAGVTCLLVTVSQASFYGLIRVCYSIFPGVARSGTVGWILITFGCMSMFFGVMMAVVQHEIKRLMGYHSISQVGYMLLAMGVGLLAINGGDGLTAVEGGLFHAMNYSIYKALLFLCAGALYYATGTRDLDKMGGLARNMPWTAGMFVVAAAAISGLPPFNGFVSKWLIYESSFRVHPFLPAVAMITSVLTLASFVKVFQAAFLGPAKTKFLAVREVPSGMVAGMMILTVMTLLLSLFPGWFMDNIFTNAAHALLNQQGYIRAVMGGM
- a CDS encoding hydrogenase, whose amino-acid sequence is MWGQINSGWGYWNVFIWLFFFVLISFFVLWVRSMGRMDYKRNTDQDEIYWSGNDVPEDGADISVPASSSYWGFRVAMEPLYRFLNSFHSGNASDYAGYFVVTTALVGILILF
- a CDS encoding NADH-quinone oxidoreductase subunit B family protein — its product is MKPLDILEVLPRSLWVTTCNSGSCNGCDIEVVATLGPRYDIERFGMKLVGTPRHADVMIVTGPVTRFMREKVKRIYSQMPDPKVVIVVGNCGCSGDVFYKSYNLVGPVDNIIPVDVYVHGCAPRPEAIIEGVTKAVLKLESLRKKEPVSNVVETVGEPVAGEVAL
- a CDS encoding NADH-quinone oxidoreductase subunit C, coding for MTSAFKKGTMDFQVLIDALRVKFDPEILKLEVHEHRGGSLGEVQSRDLWIEISRNVFRSFVETLFEYDFVNFHVISGDDVGVTGEGDSQEDSIVLYYHLSLFQRSRCGRIGVTLSIRVPKSDLYVPSLFDLLPGSEYSEREIREMFGVEFIGLPTNAMVFLPEDWNEKIKPWRRDGVGPTPEVVRELS
- a CDS encoding nickel-dependent hydrogenase large subunit encodes the protein MSTTYTIPVGPVHVGLKEPVTAWLELEGERIVGARVRPGAIHRGIEFMARERNPIQVIYLSERICGICSFSHVLCFIRAIEDLAKMEVPIRGQYIRSLVLELERIHSHILWAGVACYTIGFDSAFHLGMQLRERVMDMLELLSGNRVNYGVATFGGVRWDLTSELDKALREMLRYYRREFDPFREIVMEDPVAQARMRNVGVLTRDNAVRYSAVGPTARASGLRVDLRKSSPYEAYADFDVEPVVPQDYFGSAHGDVLDRFAVRVMEVYQSLEIIENILDGLPEGPFVAESNLNKVLASLKKADGVGWGIIEAPRGDDTHIVSLKGGEDNVFWWKVRAPTYANAVSWPIMFQGNELADAPLIINSIDPCISCMERMLVVNERGASEVVEKADLVKRSRQKTFELRSRLGSKYAGGGGTGK
- a CDS encoding NADH-quinone oxidoreductase subunit H, coding for MFTLFLKIFAGMALLALIVVLALLFDGFDRILHARMQRRYGPPLLQPVYDILKLLGKENIVPRRAVRLIFMASPWLTLVTTLMVFLYLPAGSFPAVLGTEGDMVLIVYLLAMSGLLMAMGGFASGNPIAAIGAGREITLMMSYEFPLAIVVCSMAWTAYRLGMPGEPFNLETFAAISIWSLVGKAGFIGLLCLFLSLILVVPGEVGKGPMDIPEAKTEILDGLIIEYSGVNLAMFKLTFALRSFAIATFVTCLFVPLSLRSLFGIGGFVVAVFDFVFFWVKVFVVQMLFVTVMRTAFGRLKIAQASRFYTLNVAGLSIAGMLLLSVDVLMR
- a CDS encoding 4Fe-4S binding protein, giving the protein MITRVLIQIVKQFFSRVATNPFPARNMPPSLMDVLNNPEAQLNPPVPVGKRFRGRLSYDKKKCIGCRLCTKVCPANATEYLPSEKKIVIHNDRCCFCAQCTEICPVKCLSMSKEYMISSYERKTNLVIDSGPVPKPE